A single region of the Metarhizium brunneum chromosome 6, complete sequence genome encodes:
- the katG gene encoding Catalase-peroxidase → MAESKCPHLNVAGGGTRNRDWWPESVKLNILRQNTSVTNPLGEEFDYVAAFKTLDYEGLKKDLTALMTDSQEWWPADFNHYGGLFIRMAWHSSGTYRVFDGRGGGGQAQQRFAPLNSWPDNVSLDKARRLLWPIKQKYGNKISWADLLILTGNVALESMGFKTYGFAGGRVDGWEADESVFWGGETTWLGNNVRYNDNKDAQKRDLESPLAASHMGLIYVNPEGPDGNPDPVAAARDIRTTFGRMAMNDEETVALIAGGHTFGKTHGAGPATNVGKEPDGAGLEQQGLGWKSTYGAGKGPDTITSGLEVIWTKTPAQWSHNFFEYLFKYDWELTKSPAGANQWVAKTNDEIIPDAYDANKKHKPRMLTTDLSLRFDPAYEKISRRFLENPDQFADAFARAWFKLTHRDMGPKTLYVGPEAPTEDLIWQDPIPPVNYQLIDDKDAAAIKEEILKSGIDTSKLVSTAWASASTFRGSDKRGGANGARIRLSPQKDWKVNNPSQLSQVLATLEDIQKRFNQSGKTVSLADVIVLAGVAGVEKAARDAGVNITVPFTPGRNDATQEQTDVESVGYLEPLADGFRNYGTSHGTVKQEHLLVDRAHLLSLSAPELTVLIGGLRALNTNYDGSALGVFTSRPGVLTNDFFVNLLDNNTEWKATGEDTFEGVDRKTGAKKWIASRNDLILGAHPELRAVSEVYGSADGAQKFVRDFVAAWDKVMNLDRFDLKKGNKTAARL, encoded by the coding sequence ATGGCCGAGAGCAAGTGTCCTCATCTCAACGTCGCTGGTGGCGGCACCCGAAACCGTGACTGGTGGCCCGAGTCCGTCAAGCTCAACATCCTCCGCCAAAACACTTCCGTCACCAACCCTCTCGGCGAGGAGTTTGACTATGTCGCCGCTTTCAAGACCCTCGACTACGAGGGCCTCAAGAAGGACCTCACTGCCCTCATGACCGACTCCCAGGAGTGGTGGCCCGCCGACTTTAACCACTATGGCGGTCTCTTCATCAGAATGGCTTGGCACAGTTCCGGCACCTACCGGGTTTTCgacggccgtggcggcggtggccaGGCTCAGCAACGATTTGCTCCCCTCAACAGCTGGCCCGACAATGTCAGTCTGGACAAGGCTAGACGTCTGCTCTGGCCCATCAAGCAAAAGTACGGCAACAAGATCTCCTGGGCTGATCTCCTGATCCTCACGGGCAACGTTGCCCTCGAGTCCATGGGCTTCAAGACGTACGGCTTCGCTGGAGGCCGTGTCGATGGCTGGGAAGCCGACGAGTCCGTCTTCTGGGGTGGCGAGACCACCTGGCTCGGCAACAACGTTCGTTACAACGACAACAAGGACGCCCAGAAGCGTGATCTCGAGTCTCCTCTGGCCGCCTCCCACATGGGTCTCATTTACGTCAACCCCGAGGGTCCCGATGGAAACCCTGACCCCGTTGCCGCTGCTCGCGACATCCGCACGACCTTTGGCCGCATGGCCATGAACGACGAGGAGACTGTGGCTCTGATTGCTGGAGGCCACACCTTTGGCAAGACTCACGGTGCCGGTCCTGCCACCAACGTTGGCAAGGAGCCCGATGGCGCCGGCCTTGAGCAGCAGGGTCTGGGCTGGAAGAGCACCTACGGTGCCGGCAAGGGGCCCGATACCATCACCAGCGGCCTCGAGGTCATCTGGACCAAGACGCCCGCCCAATGGAGCCACAACTTCTTCGAGTACCTTTTCAAGTACGACTGGGAGCTCACCAAGAGCCCTGCCGGCGCCAACCAGTGGGTTGCCAAGACCAACGACGAGATCATCCCCGATGCCTACGATGCCAACAAGAAGCACAAGCCCAGAATGTTGACCACTGACTTGTCGCTGCGCTTCGACCCCGCGTACGAGAAGATCTCGCGTCGCTTCCTCGAGAACCCCGACCAGTTCGCCGATGCCTTTGCTCGCGCCTGGTTCAAGCTCACCCACCGTGACATGGGCCCCAAGACTCTCTACGTCGGACCCGAGGCTCCCACTGAGGACCTCATCTGGCAGGACCCCATTCCCCCCGTCAACTACCAATTGATTGACGACAaggatgccgccgccatcaaggaggaGATCCTCAAGTCTGGCATCGACACGTCCAAGCTCGTGTCCACTGCCTGGGCCTCCGCTTCCACATTCCGTGGCAGCGACAAGCGAGGTGGCGCCAATGGTGCCCGAATCCGCCTGTCGCCCCAGAAGGACTGGAAGGTCAACAACCCTTCTCAGCTGTCCCAGGTCCTTGCCACCTTGGAAGACATCCAGAAGCGCTTCAACCAGTCTGGAAAGACGGTTTCTCTTGCCGACGTCATCGTTTTGGCCGGTGTCGCCGGTGTCGAAAAGGCTGCTCGTGACGCTGGTGTTAACATCACCGTGCCCTTCACCCCTGGCCGCAACGACGCCACCCAGGAGCAGACTGACGTGGAGTCTGTTGGCTATCTTGAGCCCCTGGCTGATGGCTTCCGCAATTACGGCACGTCGCATGGCACTGTCAAGCAGGAGCACCTGCTGGTTGACCGCGCCCACTTGCTTAGCCTCTCCGCCCCCGAGCTCACAGTTCTCATTGGTGGTCTGCGTGCCCTGAACACCAACTACGACGGCTCTGCTCTTGGCGTCTTCACATCTCGCCCTGGTGTCCTAACCAACGACTTCTTTGTCAACCTCTTGGACAACAACACCGAGTGGAAGGCTACCGGCGAGGACACCTTTGAGGGCGTTGACCGCAAGACGGGTGCCAAGAAGTGGATCGCCTCTCGCAACGATCTCATCCTTGGCGCCCACCCTGAGCTGCGCGCCGTCTCAGAGGTTTACGGCAGCGCTGATGGAGCCCAGAAGTTCGTCAGGGACTTCGTTGCCGCTTGGGACAAGGTGATGAACTTGGACCGGTTCGATCTCAAGAAGGGAAACAAGACGGCCGCTCGCCTGTAG
- the och1 gene encoding Initiation-specific alpha-1,6-mannosyltransferase, whose amino-acid sequence MLISPRFLRLRPRVLLFSSVVFGVIVFTLFSRSSGPRFLDQASIRRQFPLAWEHIQQFNQLNRTAGGAWFVPPSWQGDHPEPENILDAAKIASEAAKLSPQRQVPFSNIPLVVHQKWNDVDLSRLNSHLLGYIERWLEYSVSANDTFREMAYFFWADDGVASLVDRYEPDFVQDFETMFSRVEKVDIFRVLVCKWFGGIYGDVDTVPLKHPADWIQKEDITQWIDEETGKMYGKKLPTGDDADAKLANTRPVNLLWGLEADTDPNTNQYWRMGYSHPVQLTNWAMASARQHPILHRFLDRLKDKLVTEKQAALQADDGEKPKAHDPLTRTGPAAVTEATIAWLQKQVGLRWNALTGLRDGGRSKLASDVLVLPITGFSPGRGSFGNMGSKPYTDPDARLAHHAMGSWHKFDARVEYGKFCRTFFGMCKDWSKMPS is encoded by the exons ATGCTCATTTCGCCTCGCTTTCTGCGCCTCCGGCCGCGCGTGCTTCTCTTCTCCAGTGTCGTCTTTGGCGTCATTGTCTTTACTCTTTTTTCCAGGTCGAGCGGGCCCCGGTTTTTGGATCAAGCGAGCATTCGCCGGCAGTTTCCCCTGGCATGGGAGCACATTCAGCAGTTTAATCAGCTCAATCGCACTGCTGGCGGAG CTTGGTTCGTCCCGCCGTCGTGGCAAGGAGACCACCCCGAGCCGGAAAATATCCTCGACGCTGCCAAAATTGCTTCAGAGGCTGCCAAACTCAGCCCCCAGCGACAAGTGCCCTTCTCCAACATTCCTCTTGTTGTCCATCAGAAGTGGAACGACGTCGATTTGAGCCGTTTGAACAGCCATCTTCTGGGTTACATCGAACGATGGCTCGAATATTCCGTTTCCGCAAATGACACCTTTCGCGAGATGGCGTATTTCTTCTGGgccgatgacggcgttgCCTCCTTGGTGGATAGATACGAGCCTGATTTTGTACAAGACTTTGAAACCATGTTTTCAAGAGTGGAAAAGGTGGACATTTTCAGGGTTTTGGTGTGCAAGTGGTTTGGTGGTATT TACGGCGATGTTGACACCGTACCGCTAAAGCACCCGGCCGACTGGATTCAAAAGGAGGACATTACGCAGTGGATCGATGAGGAAACTGGCAAGATGTACGGCAAGAAACTGCCCACGGGTGATGATGCGGATGCCAAGCTTGCGAATACCAGACCCGTCAACCTCCTCTGGGGCCTCGAGGCGGACACGGACCCGAATACCAATCAATACTGGCGCATGGGCTACTCGCATCCTGTTCAGCTGACAAAttgggccatggcatctGCCCGGCAGCATCCCATTCTCCATCGATTCCTCGACCGTTTAAAGGACAAGCTGGTGACGGAGAAACAAGCTGCATTGCaggccgacgatggcgagaaACCCAAGGCCCACGATCCGTTGACGCGTACGGGCCCGGCTGCCGTGACAGAAGCCACCATTGCCTGGCTCCAGAAGCAAGTCGGGTTGCGGTGGAACGCATTGACGGGCCTTAGAGATGGGGGCCGGTCCAAGTTGGCGTCGGATGTGCTTGTTTTGCCTATTACTGGCTTTAG CCCCGGCCGTGGCAGTTTCGGCAACATGGGCTCCAAACCATATACCGATCCAGACGCTCGCCTTGCTCACCACGCCATGGGATCGTGGCACAAATTCGATGCCCGTGTCGAATACGGCAAATTTTGTCGCACGTTTTTCGGCATGTGCAAGGACTGGAGCAAGATGCCGTCATGA
- the SUR1_1 gene encoding Mannosyl phosphorylinositol ceramide synthase SUR1 has translation MHKSSYIRNQSGGKFRQILLAALVILIVSMWFGRHLLYTTWTLAALRIFWHDSASDFILSESHDNFDVSFANYSVHQVSAEPYEDVVPPILHHIALGDNEGRWKGRWGEAVQSCLDIHPGWESHIWTDDKASQFVSEKFPELRELWDNYHYPVERIDALRYMLLYAYGGVILDMDLKCKRALGPLRRFSFVAPEAHPTGFSIGFMMASKGNAFVGDIVRNLTVYNKEWLGLPYATVMFSTGCHFASVIHVYESNRTDLKILPGPLHSLNGRVSTPIFDHLGSSSWHSYDAKLIVTIGSRINLIFFFFVGVALALFLRRKALLRRF, from the coding sequence ATGCACAAGTCATCTTATATACGGAACCAGTCTGGAGGAAAATTCCGGCAAATCCTCCTGGCAGCCCTGGTAATATTAATCGTTTCTATGTGGTTCGGCCGCCACCTCCTGTACACAACTTGGACACTCGCCGCGCTCCGCATATTCTGGCACGACAGCGCATCCGATTTCATTCTGTCCGAGTCGCACGACAATTTTGACGTGTCTTTTGCCAACTATAGCGTACACCAAGTCAGTGCTGAGCCGTATGAAGACGTGGTGCCGCCCATCTTGCACCACATCGCATTGGGAGACAACGAAGGCCGATGGAAGGGTCGCTGGGGGGAGGCTGTACAGAGCTGCCTCGATATACATCCTGGCTGGGAGTCACATATCTGGACCGACGACAAAGCCAGCCAGTTTGTCAGCGAGAAGTTCCCTGAGCTGAGGGAGCTCTGGGACAACTATCATTATCCCGTGGAGAGGATCGATGCCCTTCGATATATGCTCCTGTACGCTTATGGAGGAGTCATCCTGGATATGGACCTCAAGTGCAAGCGAGCCTTGGGTCCGCTCCGACGCTTCTCCTTTGTTGCCCCCGAGGCTCACCCGACAGGCTTCTCTATCGGGTTCATGATGGCCAGCAAGGGCAATGCCTTTGTTGGCGACATTGTCCGCAACCTCACCGTTTACAATAAGGAATGGCTGGGGCTTCCGTACGCAACCGTCATGTTCAGCACTGGCTGCCATTTTGCGTCGGTAATCCACGTGTACGAATCCAACCGAACCGACCTCAAGATCCTCCCGGGGCCTCTGCACAGCTTGAACGGGCGGGTATCGACACCCATCTTTGACCACCTGGGCAGCTCATCATGGCACTCGTACGACGCGAAACTGATTGTCACCATTGGAAGCCGAATCAACCtgattttcttcttctttgtggGAGTTGCGCTGGCGCTGTTTTTGAGGAGGAAGGCGCTGCTACGACGATTTTAG
- the Pigl gene encoding N-acetylglucosaminyl-phosphatidylinositol de-N-acetylase, with the protein MVRKLTNAVQPISRACHWLVATRVRRRWFLRIALIVCLFPLFLQWFLAYMVGGDARLLPPELSKAKNLLIVTAHPDDECLFFSPSILGVLDRNKSIKGGLVVMSTGNNYGLGETRKTELLGSCGALGIDKSRCVALDHPDLQDNPKVWWEEAKIKPILKEYIEKWDIDAIITFDEGGVSGHINHRAVSSAVNQYVAENEKAPASYMVVSVALPRKYTFLLDLPLTALSFLWRILAAVFFPSSSAEPKYSARALITNTWHRYRMTRRAFASHGSQYTWDRHLYMIISRYVWFNDLRRIVGTGTAA; encoded by the exons ATGGTGCGCAAGCTCACCAACGCAGTGCAGCCCATATCAAGGGCGTGCCACTGGCTTGTAGCCACTCGCGTCCGTCGTCGGTGGTTTCTCCGGATTGCCTTGATTGTGTGTCTATTCCCTCTCTTCCTGCAATGGTTTCTGGCCTACATGGTAGGGGGCGACGCTCGTTTGCTGCCTCCCGAGCTCTCCAAGGCGAAGAACCTGCTCATCGTCACGGCCCACCCTGACGATGAGTGTTTATTCTTCTCGCCAAGCATATTGGGCGTTTTGGACAGGAACAAGAGCATCAAAGGCGGCTTGGTCGTCATGTCTACAG GCAATAACTATGGGCTTGGCGAGACCAGAAAGACGGAACTTTTGGGTTCTTGCGGGGCACTTGGCATCGACAAATCTCGGTGCGTTGCTCTAGATCACCCTGATTTGCAGGATAATCCCAAGGTCTGGTGGGAAGAGGCCAAGATCAAGCCCATACTGAAGGAGTACATTGAGAAGTGGGACATTGATGCC ATCATCACTTTTGATGAAGGTGGTGTGTCGGGCCACATTAACCACCGAGCCGTCAGCTCTGCGGTGAA TCAATACGTGGCGGAGAATGAAAAGGCACCGGCATCGTACATGGTTGTCTCGGTGGCGCTTCCCCGGAAGTACACCTTCCTGTTGGATCTGCCGCTGACTGCACTCTCGTTCCTGTGGAGGAttctcgccgccgtcttcttcccgTCGAGCTCAGCGGAGCCCAAGTACAGCGCGCGCGCGTTGATAACAAACACGTGGCATCGTTACAGGATGACCAGGCGAGCTTTTGCGAGTCACGGCAGCCAGTATACGTGGGATAGACACTTGTACATGATTATCAGTCGCtatgtctggttcaatgaTCTGAGGAGGATAGTCGGGACGGGAACCGCGGCTTGA
- the BAPA_3 gene encoding Beta-peptidyl aminopeptidase BapA, with amino-acid sequence MVAQKPSSRIRDWGYSPGRFPTGPRNSVLDVPGVRVGQVDINKGEDVHTGVTVIFPRGIDKTTYIPCYGAVHDMNGIGEWTGVHQLREWGFSRAVRTIFAFPLVVIPSEDLTNHTADCIHEYRQRGQSLRHPWRWTAQRLRQDGIADLLDQVQYYGFPTVGETFDGLLNNIFKSAVEEEHVLAAIKSAETQGAAGTGTSSRVLKGDGDIEYTVGVIVQNNYGSMDDLQIDGVPVGRMLKARKMAMAAPTAPESGKAAEGSCLVVIITNVPLLPHQLRRIAQRAGMGLSQVSGHGVGRNFSGEFFMALSTANTPESPSSWDGVSSSLPPLLETDTVETMKSMLIDSVFVAAAEATEEALLNSMTEAETMKGFNGFEAKALPRKEVEELLRKHGRGYVRDLVPESYTSQIGL; translated from the exons ATGGTGGCTCAGAAACCTTCATCCCGGATCCGCGACTGGGGTTATAGTCCTGGGCGCTTCCCCACAGGTCCTCGCAATTCTGTTCTCGATGTCCCCG GCGTTCGTGTCGGCCAAGTAGACATCAACAAGGGCGAGGACGTGCACACCGGTGTGACGGTCATCTTCCCCCGAggcatcgacaagacgaCTTACATTCCATGCTACGGGGCGGTGCACGACATGAATGGCATTGGTGAATGGACGGGGGTGCACCAACTCCGCGAATGGGGGTTCTCCCGAGCGGTGCGTACGATTTTCGCATTTCCCCTGGTCGTGATCCCGTCGGAAGATTTGACGAATCATACAGCCGATTGCATTCACGAATACCGTCAGCGTGGGCAAAGTCTACGACACCCCTGGCGGTGGACGGCCCAGCGCCTCCGACAAGACGGCATCGCGGACCTGCTTGACCAGGTGCAGTACTATGGATTTCCTACCGTCGGCGAAACCTTTGACGGCCTGCTCAACAACATATTCAAAAGTGCCGTGGAGGAAGAGCACGTCCTAGCGGCCATCAAGAGCGCCGAAACCCAGGGGGCT GCCGGCACGGGAACAAGCTCGCGCGTCTTGAAAGGCGACGGGGACATCGAGTACACTGTTGGCGTCATTGTGCAGAACAACTATGGCAGCATGGACGACCTGCAGATTGACGGGGTGCCCGTGGGGAGGATGCTCAAGGCCAGaaagatggccatggcggcgccgacggcccCGGAGAGTggcaaggccgccgagggaA GCTGTCTCGTTGTCATCAT CACGAATGTGCCCCTTCTCCCACACCAGCTTAGACGCATAGCCCAACGGGCCGGCATGGGCCTCTCGCAAGTTTCCGGCCACGGGGTCGGGCGGAACTTTAGCGGCGAGTTCTTCATGGCCCTTTCCACCGCAAATACTCCGGaatcgccgtcgtcatgggACGGGGTGAGTAGCAgtttgccgccgttgctggaGACGGATACCGTGGAGACGATGAAATCCATGCTCATTGACTCGGTGtttgttgccgccgccgaggccaccGAGGAGGCGCTTCTGAATTCCATGACGGAGGCTGAGACGATGAAGGGATTCAACGGattcgaggccaaggcactGCCGAGAaaggaggtcgaggagctgctcAGGAAGCATGGGAGAGGATACGTGCGGGATCTGGTACCTGAGTCATATACCAGCCAGATTGGCTTGTGA
- the bglA_1 gene encoding Beta-glucanase — protein sequence MSWKDKLKGLKADFESMIHPRDQAQDQQPPPPPMASRPPPGPSPSFHTYWVPRLYPDTPVHVEWDAKLGNGPDGWGNQELEHYTAAPENSFHTPNGQLVIRALANNSSPSPEQKYTSARLVSRHTLERDQGVLTAVITSPCAEGIWPAFWLLPQEPFSWPVDGEIDIAETWNGDHENRTCLHWGQHHEADKHRVLGTKIPDMHARPVRYDFAWQQPGGQPGQGRMIWYIDGRPVMKAPIPEGTRPMREMTILLNVAMGGNVCAGKTPADGYYDMVVYTMYLASELEHGGWERFESDWGSAPSGNTY from the exons ATGTCCTGGAAGGATAAGCTCAAGGGCCTCAAGGCCGACTTTGAGAGCATGATCCATCCCAGAGATCAGGCTCAAGATCAGCAACCGCCTCCACCACCGATGGCttccaggccgccgccagGTCCCAGCCCGAGCTTCCACACTTATTGGGTTCCGAGATTGTACCCAGACACGCCTGTCCATGTGGAATGGGACGCGAAACTGGGCAACGGGCCTGACGGTTGGGGAAACCAGGAGCTGGAACACTACACCGCTGCTCCCGAGAATTCGTTCCA CACCCCAAACGGGCAGCTCGTCATTCGAGCTCTGGCAAACAATTCCTCACCCAGCCCCGAGCAGAAATATACCTCGGCCCGCCTGGTGAGCAGGCATACCCTCGAGCGAGACCAAGGTGTCCTTACTGCCGTCATCACGTCCCCCTGCGCAGAGGGCATCTGGCCTGCATTCTGGCTCCTGCCCCAAGAGCCGTTCAGCTGGCCCGTAGATGGAGAAATCGACATTGCAGAGACGTGGAACGGCGACCACGAGAACAGGACATGCCTGCATTGGGGACAGCACCACGAGGCTGACAAGCATCGCGTTCTGGGGACAAAGATCCCCGATATGCATGCCCGACCCGTTCGCTACGACTTTGCATGGCAGCAGCCGGGTGGTCAGCCAGGACAGGGGAGGATGATTTGGTACATTGACGGTAGGCCTGTCATGAAGGCGCCGATACCAGAGGGGACGCGGCCGATGAGGGAAATGACCATCTTGTTGAATGTTGCCATGGGCGGGAATGTGTGTGCCGGGAAGACACCGGCCGACGGCTACTATGACATGGTTGTTTACACCATGTACTTGGCCAGTGAGCTGGAACATGGTGGTTGGGAACGCTTCGAGTCGGACTGGGGAAGTGCGCCATCTGGAAATACCTACTAG